In the Candidatus Electrothrix rattekaaiensis genome, one interval contains:
- a CDS encoding ATP-binding protein, with amino-acid sequence MNFNLQGYIHRKQENDVAESLRFFPVTALLGPRQCGKSTLAKHLLSQRDDAVFLDLERPSDLRKLTDPELFFHTHKDRLICIDEVQVGPEIFPILRAAVDENRRPGRFFLLDSASQELIRKSSETLAGRIHYIELTPFTCAELLSGDQSYSAKLMEIWCRGGFPDSVLAVSDAVSLTWREDFIRTFLEHNISQFGFSVTAQIMRRFWTMLAHYHGQVMNYSKLGQALGVTHPTVKRYFELLIQTYMVRSLPPYSANIKKRLVKAPKVYLRDSGILHALLELDALEDLLGHPVVGASWEGFCIEQLIAAKPNWRPSFYRTSSGEEIDLILERGQKKLAFEFKASMSPKVSRGFNATLEILQPDHTWIIAPVSDSYPFQRDVTVSDIFSVLEEIAT; translated from the coding sequence ATGAATTTCAATTTACAAGGATACATACACAGAAAACAGGAAAACGATGTTGCCGAATCTCTCCGGTTCTTCCCGGTTACGGCCCTGCTCGGCCCGCGCCAGTGCGGCAAGTCCACCCTGGCAAAACATCTCCTCTCGCAAAGGGATGATGCTGTTTTCCTGGACCTGGAACGCCCTTCGGACCTGCGCAAACTCACAGACCCTGAACTTTTCTTTCATACCCACAAAGACAGGCTGATCTGTATTGACGAGGTACAGGTCGGGCCTGAAATATTTCCTATTCTGCGAGCCGCAGTGGATGAAAATCGAAGACCGGGCCGTTTTTTTCTCCTCGATTCAGCGTCGCAGGAACTGATACGTAAAAGCTCCGAAACCCTAGCAGGTCGCATCCATTACATCGAACTCACACCTTTCACCTGCGCGGAGCTTCTTTCCGGCGATCAATCATACAGTGCAAAGCTTATGGAAATATGGTGCAGGGGCGGTTTTCCAGATTCTGTGCTCGCTGTCTCGGATGCAGTCAGCCTGACATGGCGGGAGGATTTTATCCGCACCTTTCTTGAGCATAATATCAGCCAATTCGGTTTTTCCGTGACTGCACAGATAATGCGCCGTTTCTGGACCATGCTCGCCCATTATCACGGGCAGGTCATGAATTATTCCAAACTTGGCCAGGCACTGGGCGTGACCCATCCCACAGTAAAACGATACTTTGAACTGCTGATACAGACCTATATGGTCCGCTCGCTGCCACCTTACAGCGCAAACATCAAAAAGCGGCTGGTCAAGGCACCGAAAGTGTACCTTCGTGATTCCGGTATTCTGCACGCATTGCTTGAGCTTGATGCCCTGGAAGATCTTCTGGGCCATCCGGTGGTCGGCGCGTCCTGGGAAGGGTTCTGTATTGAACAGCTTATCGCTGCAAAGCCGAATTGGCGACCGAGCTTTTACCGGACTTCTTCTGGCGAGGAAATCGACCTGATCCTTGAGCGGGGACAAAAGAAACTGGCCTTTGAGTTCAAGGCGTCCATGTCGCCCAAGGTGTCTCGCGGTTTCAACGCTACCCTTGAGATCCTGCAACCTGATCATACCTGGATCATCGCTCCGGTGTCGGATTCCTATCCCTTTCAGCGGGATGTTACAGTCAGCGATATTTTTTCTGTGCTTGAAGAAATAGCAACGTAG
- the cimA gene encoding citramalate synthase, translating into MNIEFYDTTLRDGTQAENFNLSVDDKVKITKQLDKLGMDFIEGGWPGSNPLAVEYFERMKGVELKHAHLSAFGATRHFQNPADKDPNLQALLAAETPAITIFGKSWDIHVHDALRIELEDNLLIIEDSLAYLRPRVKHLIYDAEHFFDGFKNNREYCLATLCRAIKGGAETLALCDTNGGTLPHEIPPMLERVKQFLEEQGSTARIGIHPHNDSETAVANALLGVSLGCTQVQGTINGYGERCGNGNLTSIIPAVICKMGHEAEVGKHIDKLYSTSRLINELANLPHNRYQPYVGESAFAHKGGIHVSAVQRNPLTYEHIAPEKVGNIRRILISDQAGKSNVMHKAVKYGLNLKADDPAMAKIVHELKELENQGFQYEGAEASFELLMRRAMGIKTHFFTLEGFRVMNNKYRMDAASLTEATIRLSVDGQEEHTASLGDGPVNALDKAMRKALLRFYPRLAEMELIDYKVRVLSGQHGTGAKVRVLVESRDAESQWGTVGVSLNIIEASWQALEDAVNYKLMKDAQEKG; encoded by the coding sequence ATGAACATAGAATTTTACGATACCACCCTCCGAGACGGAACCCAGGCTGAAAATTTCAACCTGTCGGTTGATGATAAAGTCAAAATCACCAAACAGCTGGACAAGCTGGGTATGGATTTTATCGAGGGCGGCTGGCCCGGTTCCAATCCCCTAGCTGTGGAGTATTTTGAGCGGATGAAGGGCGTGGAACTCAAGCATGCCCATCTCAGTGCCTTTGGTGCGACCCGCCATTTTCAGAACCCTGCCGATAAAGACCCTAATCTCCAGGCCCTGCTGGCAGCCGAGACACCGGCCATCACTATTTTCGGCAAGAGCTGGGATATCCATGTCCATGATGCCCTGCGCATCGAACTGGAAGACAACCTGCTGATCATTGAGGATTCGCTGGCCTATTTGCGACCTCGTGTCAAGCATCTGATCTATGATGCCGAGCATTTTTTTGACGGCTTTAAGAATAACCGGGAATACTGTCTCGCCACCCTGTGCCGAGCCATCAAGGGCGGGGCAGAAACCCTGGCCCTCTGCGATACCAACGGCGGCACCCTGCCGCACGAGATCCCGCCGATGCTCGAACGGGTCAAGCAGTTCCTGGAAGAGCAGGGCAGCACCGCCCGGATCGGTATCCATCCCCATAATGACTCGGAGACCGCCGTGGCCAATGCTCTGCTCGGGGTCTCCTTAGGATGTACCCAAGTCCAGGGCACCATCAACGGTTACGGCGAGCGCTGCGGCAATGGCAACCTGACCTCAATCATCCCGGCTGTGATCTGCAAGATGGGTCATGAGGCCGAGGTGGGCAAGCATATCGACAAGCTCTATTCCACCTCCCGCTTGATTAACGAGTTGGCCAACCTGCCCCATAACCGCTATCAACCCTATGTGGGAGAATCCGCTTTTGCCCATAAGGGCGGCATTCATGTCAGCGCGGTGCAGCGTAACCCCTTGACCTATGAGCATATCGCGCCGGAAAAGGTGGGCAATATCCGCCGTATCCTGATTTCTGATCAGGCCGGAAAATCCAATGTCATGCATAAGGCGGTCAAGTACGGCCTTAATCTCAAGGCTGATGATCCGGCAATGGCCAAGATCGTGCATGAGCTGAAGGAGCTGGAGAATCAGGGCTTTCAGTACGAAGGCGCAGAGGCTAGTTTTGAGCTGCTCATGCGGCGGGCTATGGGCATCAAAACCCATTTTTTCACCCTGGAGGGCTTCCGGGTGATGAATAATAAATACCGGATGGATGCAGCCTCCCTTACCGAAGCCACGATACGCCTTTCCGTGGACGGACAGGAAGAGCATACCGCTTCCTTGGGTGACGGTCCGGTCAATGCCCTGGACAAAGCTATGCGCAAGGCCCTGCTCCGTTTTTATCCGCGCCTCGCGGAGATGGAGCTGATCGACTATAAGGTGCGGGTGCTTTCCGGCCAGCACGGTACCGGGGCCAAGGTCCGGGTGCTGGTGGAGAGCCGGGATGCTGAGAGCCAATGGGGCACGGTGGGCGTTTCTCTCAATATTATCGAGGCCAGCTGGCAGGCCCTTGAGGATGCGGTCAATTATAAGCTGATGAAGGATGCACAGGAAAAAGGATGA
- a CDS encoding TlpA disulfide reductase family protein yields MIYIPINKIFSLAILLCFSLILSSCGQEEEQQKKMSEEPPPRVITMQPYGPPVAGNPAPDFTLVDIEGRTWTLSDLKGQVVFLNFWATWCPPCISEMPSMQNLYNTLPQDQFKMLAILYSDEASNAKDFAKKLDITLPILVDEGNQVGMNYGLTGVPETFILDKEGIIREAVKGPAEWDSAEAIHMLRGYIDQ; encoded by the coding sequence ATGATTTATATACCGATAAATAAAATTTTTTCTCTCGCCATACTGCTCTGCTTCTCTCTTATTCTCTCGTCCTGCGGCCAAGAGGAAGAGCAGCAGAAGAAGATGTCAGAGGAGCCGCCACCACGGGTGATAACCATGCAGCCCTATGGGCCGCCAGTGGCGGGTAACCCGGCCCCGGATTTCACCTTGGTGGATATAGAGGGCAGGACATGGACCCTTTCCGATCTCAAGGGGCAGGTGGTCTTTCTCAATTTCTGGGCTACATGGTGTCCACCCTGTATCAGTGAAATGCCCTCTATGCAGAACCTGTACAATACTCTTCCCCAGGATCAGTTCAAGATGTTGGCCATCCTGTACAGTGACGAAGCCAGCAATGCGAAAGACTTTGCGAAAAAGCTTGATATCACGCTGCCGATTCTTGTGGATGAGGGCAATCAGGTGGGCATGAACTACGGTCTCACCGGGGTTCCTGAGACCTTTATTTTGGATAAGGAAGGGATTATTCGGGAAGCGGTGAAAGGGCCTGCGGAATGGGATTCAGCCGAGGCCATCCATATGCTTCGGGGATATATTGATCAGTAG
- a CDS encoding helix-hairpin-helix domain-containing protein, whose product MEKESAERDLRVPVLLVLGAIIWAVSCFSLEPELQSSQYYLAPAASPFYEGRAEVVREVVRIAEEQANQNKLPPDLLAITPDLPCEEIPPELALLFHLPLPINRADQEELTQLPGIGPKLSERIISFREGQGPINGPEDLRRIHGIGPKTTARLTPLLCFAPF is encoded by the coding sequence TTGGAAAAAGAGAGCGCAGAGCGGGATCTTCGTGTTCCTGTCCTCCTTGTTCTGGGAGCGATCATTTGGGCTGTCAGCTGTTTCTCCTTGGAGCCGGAGCTTCAATCCTCTCAGTATTATCTTGCCCCTGCTGCCTCTCCCTTCTATGAGGGCAGGGCAGAGGTGGTTCGAGAAGTGGTTCGTATTGCTGAAGAGCAGGCGAATCAGAACAAGCTTCCTCCTGATCTGCTTGCAATAACGCCTGATCTTCCCTGCGAGGAAATACCACCGGAATTAGCCCTGCTGTTTCATCTCCCCTTGCCGATCAATCGGGCGGATCAGGAGGAGCTGACTCAGCTACCGGGCATCGGCCCTAAGTTGTCAGAAAGAATTATCTCCTTTCGGGAAGGGCAGGGACCTATCAATGGGCCGGAAGATCTTCGCCGTATTCATGGTATCGGCCCGAAAACGACCGCGCGTTTAACCCCGCTTCTCTGCTTTGCTCCTTTTTGA
- the miaA gene encoding tRNA (adenosine(37)-N6)-dimethylallyltransferase MiaA — MKHSPTTQSLTTPLIPPLPTIDCPIIVLVGPTAVGKTALSFRLVQRFDCEIVSMDSMQVYRHMDIGTAKPSPAEQASVPHHLIDIVNPDEQYDAARFVNDALAAIEDISSRKRTVLLTGGTGLYLKALFEGLFDALPTDEGVRVQLRERLEQEGREVLHGELCRIDPDAGARVHVNDSQRLLRGLEIYLVSGRTWTELIVEQQKEGRGQGSRFTRVFQVALDCEREQLYQRIAQRSQLMLEQGLIEEVERLLSMGYAPDLPSMQSIGYKHVNNLLSGEWNQTEMLEYLVRDTRRYAKRQMTWFRKNQELNWFARDAYEQIAAQAAAALHV; from the coding sequence GTGAAACATTCTCCAACAACACAATCTTTGACAACCCCTTTGATACCCCCTCTGCCAACCATTGACTGCCCGATCATTGTCCTGGTCGGCCCTACCGCTGTGGGCAAAACCGCCCTCTCGTTTCGTCTTGTTCAGCGTTTTGATTGCGAGATCGTCAGCATGGACTCCATGCAGGTCTATCGCCACATGGATATCGGCACGGCCAAGCCGAGTCCGGCAGAGCAGGCATCTGTCCCCCATCACCTTATCGACATTGTCAACCCGGACGAACAGTATGATGCAGCCCGTTTTGTTAACGATGCCTTGGCGGCAATAGAGGACATCTCCTCTCGTAAGCGAACCGTGTTATTGACCGGCGGAACCGGGCTTTATCTCAAGGCTTTGTTCGAGGGATTATTTGACGCCTTGCCCACGGATGAAGGCGTACGGGTGCAACTGCGTGAACGTCTTGAGCAGGAGGGGCGGGAGGTGCTCCATGGTGAACTCTGCCGGATTGATCCGGATGCCGGGGCACGGGTTCATGTTAATGACAGCCAGCGGTTGCTGCGCGGGCTGGAAATTTATCTGGTCTCAGGCAGGACCTGGACCGAGCTGATCGTTGAACAGCAGAAAGAGGGAAGGGGGCAGGGAAGCCGTTTTACTCGGGTTTTTCAGGTGGCCTTGGATTGTGAGCGTGAGCAACTCTATCAGCGGATCGCCCAGCGCAGTCAGCTCATGCTGGAGCAGGGCCTGATTGAAGAGGTGGAGCGTTTACTGAGCATGGGCTATGCGCCGGATCTGCCTTCCATGCAGTCTATCGGCTATAAGCATGTCAATAACCTGCTTTCCGGCGAGTGGAACCAGACCGAGATGCTGGAATATCTGGTCAGGGATACCAGACGATACGCCAAACGACAGATGACGTGGTTTAGGAAGAATCAGGAGCTGAACTGGTTTGCTCGGGATGCTTATGAGCAGATTGCAGCGCAGGCGGCAGCAGCACTTCATGTATAG